In Frondihabitans sp. PAMC 28766, a genomic segment contains:
- a CDS encoding FAD-binding oxidoreductase, with product MTVNGDVSFWYAESGLPAARPPLDGDRAADVAIVGAGYTGLWAAYALKRADPSLDIIVVERRFAGFGASGRNGGWLTNSITGGREQYLASHGRALVGRFQTLMNEAVDEVASVCAAEGIDADLVKGGELTVARTPAQRARLEAFAASEAEFAEAGTTLLTAADTDARLRIEGTLAGLHHPHAARIQPAKLVQGLAAAVERLGVTIVEGTTVTEIRPRVPRGGGPRDAALVTDRGTVTARHVIRATEGFTADLAGAHREWLPLNSSMIATEPLPASVWGQLGWEHRDVVGDMAHVYMYAQRTADDRIALGGRGVPYRYGSRVDSDGRTRARTVAELTAILHEMFPAAASARIDHAWSGVLGVPRDWRATVGLDRATGLGWAGGYVGTGVTTTNLAGRTLADLVLQDRDARHASELVTMPWVGHRADAWEPEPLRWLGVTAIYAAYRWADRSEERRGTPRSSAFAALADRISGH from the coding sequence ATGACCGTCAACGGCGACGTCTCGTTCTGGTACGCCGAGTCGGGGTTGCCCGCCGCGCGCCCGCCGCTCGACGGCGACCGCGCGGCCGACGTGGCGATCGTCGGGGCGGGCTACACCGGCCTGTGGGCGGCCTATGCCCTGAAGCGCGCCGACCCGTCGCTCGACATCATCGTCGTCGAACGCCGTTTCGCAGGCTTCGGAGCCTCGGGCCGCAACGGCGGCTGGCTCACCAACAGCATCACCGGCGGTCGCGAGCAGTACCTCGCGTCGCACGGCCGTGCGCTCGTGGGCCGCTTCCAGACACTCATGAACGAGGCCGTCGACGAGGTCGCCTCGGTGTGCGCCGCCGAAGGCATCGACGCCGACCTTGTGAAGGGCGGCGAGCTGACGGTGGCTCGTACTCCGGCGCAGCGGGCGCGGCTCGAGGCCTTCGCGGCGTCCGAGGCCGAGTTTGCCGAGGCAGGCACAACACTCCTGACGGCCGCCGACACCGACGCACGCCTCAGGATCGAGGGCACGCTCGCCGGGTTGCACCACCCCCACGCAGCCCGGATCCAGCCCGCGAAGCTCGTGCAGGGGCTCGCGGCGGCGGTGGAGCGCCTCGGGGTGACAATCGTCGAGGGCACCACCGTCACGGAGATCCGGCCGCGGGTGCCTCGGGGCGGCGGGCCGCGCGACGCCGCGCTCGTCACCGATCGCGGCACCGTCACCGCCCGCCACGTGATTCGGGCGACCGAAGGCTTCACGGCCGACCTCGCCGGCGCCCACCGCGAGTGGCTGCCGCTCAACTCGTCGATGATCGCGACCGAGCCGCTGCCCGCCTCGGTGTGGGGCCAGCTCGGCTGGGAGCACCGCGACGTGGTCGGCGACATGGCGCACGTGTACATGTACGCGCAGCGCACCGCCGACGACCGCATCGCGCTCGGCGGCCGCGGGGTCCCGTACCGCTACGGCTCACGAGTCGACAGCGACGGGCGCACTCGGGCGCGGACCGTGGCCGAACTGACGGCGATCCTGCACGAGATGTTCCCTGCGGCGGCTTCTGCCCGCATCGACCACGCCTGGTCGGGCGTGCTCGGAGTGCCCCGCGACTGGCGCGCCACTGTCGGCCTCGACCGAGCGACCGGCCTCGGCTGGGCCGGCGGCTATGTCGGCACCGGTGTCACCACGACCAACCTCGCTGGGCGCACCCTCGCCGACCTGGTGCTGCAGGATCGCGACGCCCGTCACGCTTCGGAGCTCGTCACCATGCCCTGGGTCGGTCACCGTGCGGACGCCTGGGAGCCCGAACCCCTCCGCTGGCTCGGTGTCACCGCCATCTACGCCGCCTACCGCTGGGCCGACCGGTCGGAGGAGCGGCGCGGCACCCCGCGCTCGAGCGCTTTCGCAGCCCTGGCCGACCGCATCTCCGGCCACTAG